DNA sequence from the Candidatus Bathyarchaeota archaeon genome:
TTCTCAAAGATGCTGGGCATAATCTTCTCTATTTTGGCTTTCATGGCAGCATATGCAGGTCTTTTCTCAGATTGGAACGCCAGTGAATGTAACAAAACCTGCAAAACACCCGTGCCATAACCTGAATAGTCAAGGCAGTTTATGCGCCAGTGAATTACTGCTTCTGCGGCAAGGTTTTCTCCGCCGAAAGTTTGGCGTAGTTTGTAGCTTTCGGTTTTATAGGGGATTTTAAGATTTTTTTCTTCAATAAAGCTTTGATGAATGCGCTCTACCGCGTCAACAGGCAACCTGTGAAGTGCTTTCGTGTTTTGCGGTGTTAATTTAAGCCAAAAATCGTTTCCGCACGCAATAAGCATCCTTGCCATGCCGTATAGCATCTCGTCTAAATTCACGTTTTCGTTAAAATTGTCCACTATGCTTTTTGCCTCAGTTGCTTTTTCATAATCGTCGTTTGTGGTAGTGTAGAAGCCAGAGCCAACTGCTGAAGCAGCCAGCAAGTCCACGCTTGCCTTGCATGTGGGGTCGCGCTCATAGAGTTTTATTACATCTGAGAGGGGAATCGTTGGTGTTTCATACACTAATCTTCCTTGAGGAGCGGCGTATCCGCTCTTTGCTTTGTAGGTGAAAGCTTCTAATAAGCGGCGAAGAGTTCTGCTCATTCGATAGCCTCCAAAAGTTTAGCGCCCTTCTCGGTTATCTCGTAGTTGGCTCGGTGTTTCTGCTCGATTTTTCGAACGTAACCATCCTGAACCAAGTAACGGAAGATGCTCTCGAAAGTGGCGTGTGTTCCTGCTTTTCTAACGGTTCGCTGTTCAATTTCAGTTCGGCAAAGCGGTTGCCTACTGAGTTCTCTTAGCACAGTCTTTGCTAGGTTCATTCTTTCAGTTAAACGTCTCATCTACAAACAACCTCCTGTTTTTCTGCAAAAAATATGGGAGATAATGGAGAGCAACCATGCGTTTTCACCATTTAGGTTAGTGTTGTTGCTATGTTGGTCATTTTGGCGATGGCATTGCTGCGAAGGACACCGATGCCAAAGCGGGTTGTTGCTCTGACGCCGTATTTGCCGTTTTTGATGTCTTCCCAGTCTTCTACAACTATGTCTCGGCGTAGAAGCATCACTGAAGCCACACGGGTGTCAATGGCGTATGCGGTGCCGTTGGGTACCAATGTGCTTGCTTGAACTCTCATGCCTAAAACGCTTGTAATCGTTCCGTCTTCAAGGTCGGTTTGTCCTGATGGCAAGTATTGGGCGTGTATGAATTTGTCGTCGCTTAGTAGTTGGTGCAGTTGGACTTCGTTAACAGCTAAAACAGTAGGTTTCCAATTTTCGGCTCGCAGTGCATTATGAAGTTTAACAAGTCCAGCCCAGTTCAAGGCGGCATTTGATTGGTTTATTGGTTGGCCACCTGCTAAATCTGCGTCTGCAACTGAACCGTAGAGTGCGATTATGCGGTTTGTTTCTTCCTCGCCAAGTGCTCGTCCGACTCTGTCAACCATCGTATTCATTACGTTCCATGTTGCGTCTTCGAGAAATTCGCGTGTCCATTCTTCTGATGATTCGGCAAGTATGTTTGTGTAGACGTCTGCTGTGCCGTTTTTGCGTCCGCTTAGGCGTGTCGCTGAGCCTTCTGCATACCTGTAAGCTACTGCCTTTTCATCGAGGGGGAAGCGTTCCATGGGTTCCGTGGTTGGCATCACAGTTATGATGTCGCGTCCAATCATTTCTGGATAAGCTGCCTGCACTAGCGTATCATGTAGGCGTCCAAGTGCAGCGGTGGAATCGCTGAATAGTCCTTCGCGTATGCCGAGTTCGCAGTAGCGTTTTAGGAATGGGTGTGCGTTGATTTTGTGTTTTTGGTTTTCTATGTGTTCTTTGAACTCGTTATTCTGCTGAATTAAAGATTCAAAAAGTCGGGGTTTCATGTTTTTTCACCTTTGCACTTGTATAAAGAGCAAATCTCCTGCTGTGGTCGTAGTCTGCAATGCAGTGCCGAATTTGCGGTTATAATAAATCGTATATGTTCCTGAACCGCTTTCGTTTACGGCTTGGTCGGTTAATTCTAAAACACGTTTTTGTGCGTCTGCTCCGTAAACGGCTTTGCCTCGTGTTATTGCTCCGCCAGCTTTGACTTTGACTCTGCCACGAATCAAAACGGGACATTGCGCCGTGGCTATAGCACTTTTGACGGCGATGCCTATGCAGTCTTGAGCTTCGGTAGCTGGGGAAACCTTGTGGTTTGAGCTCAAGTACACTGGGTCGCCTTTGGTTACTTCGGCTTCGGCTTCGAAGGTTTCGATGATTGCGTTGGGGTCGTCGGTTTCGCCTATGTCCATCCAGCTTTTGTCAGTTAAATCGGTCATTTCAATCATTTCTCCATTTATTCGTTTTCTCCGAGTTCATCCTCAGTTACTTGCGGTCAATTGAGTGACTGTCCTGTATTTTGTGGAGCTTTAGAAGAACACGGTTTAATTCTTGGCACATTCGTTGAGGACCAAGGCTCCAACTGCGCTGTACCAGATAGCTGGGCATTACTTCCTGAATGAGCCGTATGGCTTGGCTTACTGGAATGGTGGGTTCAGAGGTTTTTTTGATTAAACTTTCAGCGAGTTCACTGTTGCTTGGAGTTGCGGAACTTGAGATGGGAGTTAGGTAGTTTGGATGAAGTGAGAGCCAATCTTTGATTTTGGCTTGATCCCACAGCTTCTGATTTGAAAAGAATATAGCTTGGGTTCGCTGGAGCTCAGGCTGGTCTTTGGTTTTCCCCATTATTGCCAAGATGCCGTTTTCTCGGTCAAGCCACATGGTGCTGAAGTGTTGAGGCATAAAAGCCGAAGTTTCTTGGTAGAAGCCTAGCGTGTATTCACCAGTTAGGATGGGCTCGAACTCTTGCTCTTTAAGTTGGAGCTTTTCTAAGATTTTGATGTTGGTTTCCGCTATGCCTGGAACTGCGACCAAGCTCATCTCTGCATTGTTTAATCCGTGGGGTACTTTGCCGCTGACTATGTCAATTGTTTCGTAATCTGCTCCAACACTCACATGCCTGATTAAGCCCTTACGGATTTTTGCCGCTGTTTCCTCATCGTAGATTTCTGCTTCATAGAGAAGGTTTTGGCCGTCCCAATGGGTTTTTGTGACTTTGCCTACTGCATCTTGGGCTGTTATGTGTTCCATGTAAACAGGAGCATTAACAAGTTTGTTGGCAAAAGATGCCAGTTCTTGAGGGGTATAGATGTTAAAGTTTCTGCTCATCCCTATTGTCATGGCTAAACCTTGTATCTTAAGCGGCTTGTCAACGATTCTTTCTGCTACACTGAAAGGCAGAACAGCGCAAACATGTTCTTTGGTTTGGGTTTGGTGTTTACTAGCCCAGTCTTTTGCGCGCTCAAGCGTCCAGCCTTTGTCTTTTGAGAAAAGATAGCTTTGAATTTCCATGGTATGCTTGCCTTTCGGCTTGCCTATTATGGCTTGGATTCCTTCTTTCTCGTTTAGCGTAACGGTTTTTAGGGTTTCTTGCTGAAACTCTGCGGGGTCACGATGCCAACTTCGAATGTATTTTTCTGTTTCTTCCCATGGCATTTTATTTTTCCTCACACAACTGATAACAAGCTAATATACTCTCAAAGTGAAAAGGCGAATTGTACACTCAGTTGGTCTCCGTGGGCGGTAATCCGAGACCATCCTGATGGGTAATTGAGGCGGAAAATATGGTTAGGAAATGTGTGGTTAAGGTTGTGTTAAGCAAAGAACAAAGAGAAATACTAACTGAGTTGTGTAGCCGACTGGGAACAAGTGAAAGTGAAACAATGCGGATGGCTTTGATGGATTATGTTAAGGAGTTAAGTCTGATGAAAGAGACGATTCACCGCCATAAACGTCCATTTATGAGCGGGCAATCTCAAGAGGACTAGCGCCTAAGATGCAGCATGGAGATACTTGGTAAAGTGTGTTATTATCTGATGGGCGGTGTTGCTACATGTTGTTTGATGCCTTCAGATGAGCCGCGAAGCTTGGTGAGAACACCGTTTTTCCCAAGACGGAGCTGTCTTTCGCCTCTAAAAACGCAAACTTGAGCATTCTTCAGTTCAATTTTGTCGCCTACAGCGATGGTGCCGATTTGTCCTTCCCAGAGGCACAATTTGACTTTTCCAGTCTCGTCTTCTACTAAAGCGTTAACGACCGTGACTGTATTGCCAAATTGTGTATGAACTTGAGCGGGCTTAGGAAGGTCTATAACCTTAGCCTTTACATTAATGCGCTTCATGCCTGCGCGCAAATCAGTTATGGGTGTGTAAATTGACTCCGTGTTTTGTTTGGCGATTTTCCTTCGTATTTTGTCGGTGCTCATCCAGCTTTCAAACGGGTTATCCTTCCTTAAAAGAAAACTATCGTCTACGCGGAATTGTGCGACTACATTGTCGTCTTTTGTTATTAGAAAAATTGTTTCCTTTTTAACTTTACCTCGGTATTCAACCGTCAAGTTGCCGCACACTGCTTTTTCATTGTTTTTTGCTGAAATTAAAGCTTGAAA
Encoded proteins:
- a CDS encoding phage major capsid protein — protein: MKPRLFESLIQQNNEFKEHIENQKHKINAHPFLKRYCELGIREGLFSDSTAALGRLHDTLVQAAYPEMIGRDIITVMPTTEPMERFPLDEKAVAYRYAEGSATRLSGRKNGTADVYTNILAESSEEWTREFLEDATWNVMNTMVDRVGRALGEEETNRIIALYGSVADADLAGGQPINQSNAALNWAGLVKLHNALRAENWKPTVLAVNEVQLHQLLSDDKFIHAQYLPSGQTDLEDGTITSVLGMRVQASTLVPNGTAYAIDTRVASVMLLRRDIVVEDWEDIKNGKYGVRATTRFGIGVLRSNAIAKMTNIATTLT
- a CDS encoding DUF2190 family protein, with product MTDLTDKSWMDIGETDDPNAIIETFEAEAEVTKGDPVYLSSNHKVSPATEAQDCIGIAVKSAIATAQCPVLIRGRVKVKAGGAITRGKAVYGADAQKRVLELTDQAVNESGSGTYTIYYNRKFGTALQTTTTAGDLLFIQVQR
- a CDS encoding DUF2213 domain-containing protein produces the protein MPWEETEKYIRSWHRDPAEFQQETLKTVTLNEKEGIQAIIGKPKGKHTMEIQSYLFSKDKGWTLERAKDWASKHQTQTKEHVCAVLPFSVAERIVDKPLKIQGLAMTIGMSRNFNIYTPQELASFANKLVNAPVYMEHITAQDAVGKVTKTHWDGQNLLYEAEIYDEETAAKIRKGLIRHVSVGADYETIDIVSGKVPHGLNNAEMSLVAVPGIAETNIKILEKLQLKEQEFEPILTGEYTLGFYQETSAFMPQHFSTMWLDRENGILAIMGKTKDQPELQRTQAIFFSNQKLWDQAKIKDWLSLHPNYLTPISSSATPSNSELAESLIKKTSEPTIPVSQAIRLIQEVMPSYLVQRSWSLGPQRMCQELNRVLLKLHKIQDSHSIDRK
- a CDS encoding ribbon-helix-helix protein, CopG family, with translation MVRKCVVKVVLSKEQREILTELCSRLGTSESETMRMALMDYVKELSLMKETIHRHKRPFMSGQSQED